Proteins from a genomic interval of Vicinamibacterales bacterium:
- a CDS encoding PD-(D/E)XK nuclease family protein → MSAVAPIVSPSTAVRLAEARSQLLAVEPPILIVASSRAAADEFAFGLAADRGATFGVTRAGLTELVAKLAVPALARRGLTPSAPLSDEAVAARVADDLLKRHKLDYFEPVADMPGFPRALSRTLAELRMSGVQPGHLNGHPASDDLTALLQRSVEEREKAGAVDYATMLATATEEITTTPGLFSDRTIVLLDVAITSKAEAGFALALIASARSAIVTIPTGDARTLDALAPLAPLAPLAPLAPQAPVTALSALQRNLFATEPPAPATTDDSVTLFSAPGEGREAVEIARRLMQEAARGVPFDQMAVLLRAPQTYLGVMEHALDRAGIPAWFHRGTRRPDPAGRALLALLACADEELSARRFAEYVSLGQVPLNDAGNADQWSPPADEVVEAVLTPEDRAEDTQPDEEARAASLRGETDRDVAGTLRAPWRWETLIVKAAVMSGLDRWRNRLRGLENEYERKLAEVNSEDSEGSRARALARDREQLRALRSFAEPVLAEMADWPAEQVWGDWLDAIRRLAPRVIAQPARVLRMLQELAPLSAIGPVRLREVRDVLTPRLSTLTHEPPRRRHGRVFVGTPHAARGRSFRVVFVPGLAERMFPQKIREDALLPDERRTFSGTALATQATRAADERLQLTLAVGAASDRLFVSFPRIELSESRPRVPSFYVLDLVRAIEGVIPAASSLGARAFQAGASTLAWPAPRDPGAAIDDFEHDLATMKRLLDDGSGAVKGRARYLYELSPELRRSLTSRWLRYHSKQWGVADGLVRNVEATTASALAAQRLGARPYSLTALQRFSACPYQFLMAAVYRLAPLEVPAPLQQLDPLTRGSLIHMFQAATLRKLQAAGMLPLTADALAGAQRRLDQTITEIGNQERDELAPAIERVWTDEIAAISRDLKHWLELLVEEGVEWTPERFEFAFGLADTLDRDEHSTPTPALVDHRFLLRGSVDLIERHRQTKLLRVTDYKTGRNRTKSGQTMVEGGRLLQPILYGLALEALMPNESVAASRLFFCTSIGNFSSHEIPLFGESRKAGLEVLEVIDRSIERGLLAARPATDACAMCDFQAVCGRDEERRTRRKDVALFADLDALRELP, encoded by the coding sequence ATGAGCGCAGTTGCGCCGATCGTTTCACCCTCCACAGCCGTCCGCCTCGCCGAGGCTCGATCGCAACTGCTGGCTGTCGAGCCACCGATCCTGATCGTCGCGTCCAGCCGCGCCGCCGCCGATGAATTCGCGTTCGGGCTCGCCGCCGATCGCGGCGCCACCTTCGGCGTGACCAGGGCCGGCCTGACCGAACTGGTGGCCAAACTCGCCGTGCCGGCGCTGGCGCGCCGCGGCCTGACGCCCAGCGCGCCGCTCAGCGACGAGGCCGTCGCCGCCCGCGTCGCGGATGACCTGCTCAAGCGCCACAAACTGGACTACTTCGAACCGGTCGCCGACATGCCGGGCTTCCCCCGCGCGCTCAGCCGGACGCTCGCCGAACTGCGGATGTCGGGTGTGCAGCCCGGCCACCTGAACGGCCACCCGGCGAGCGACGACCTGACGGCGCTCCTGCAGCGCAGCGTCGAGGAACGCGAGAAAGCCGGCGCCGTCGATTACGCGACGATGCTGGCGACGGCCACCGAAGAGATCACGACGACCCCCGGGCTATTCAGCGACCGGACCATCGTGCTGCTCGATGTGGCGATCACGTCGAAAGCAGAGGCCGGGTTTGCTCTCGCGCTGATCGCATCGGCGCGCTCGGCCATCGTCACGATTCCAACCGGTGATGCCCGGACCCTTGATGCCTTGGCACCCCTGGCACCCCTGGCACCCCTGGCACCCCTGGCACCTCAGGCACCCGTGACCGCCCTGTCCGCCCTTCAGCGCAACCTGTTTGCCACCGAGCCGCCGGCCCCTGCGACCACGGATGATTCGGTGACGCTGTTCTCCGCACCTGGCGAAGGCCGCGAGGCCGTCGAGATTGCGCGGCGATTGATGCAGGAAGCCGCGCGCGGGGTGCCGTTCGACCAGATGGCCGTGCTGCTGCGCGCGCCGCAGACTTACCTGGGCGTGATGGAACATGCGCTCGATCGCGCCGGCATTCCCGCCTGGTTCCATCGCGGCACCCGCCGTCCCGACCCGGCAGGCCGCGCCCTGCTCGCGCTGCTGGCCTGCGCCGACGAGGAGCTGTCGGCGCGCCGGTTTGCCGAATACGTCTCGCTCGGACAAGTCCCGCTCAACGACGCCGGCAACGCCGACCAGTGGTCGCCCCCGGCCGACGAAGTGGTCGAGGCCGTGCTGACGCCGGAGGATCGCGCCGAAGACACGCAGCCCGACGAAGAGGCCCGCGCGGCGAGCCTGAGAGGCGAGACCGACCGCGACGTCGCCGGCACGCTGCGCGCCCCCTGGCGGTGGGAGACGCTCATCGTCAAAGCGGCTGTCATGAGCGGCCTCGACCGATGGCGGAATCGTCTCCGCGGCCTCGAGAACGAGTACGAGCGGAAGCTGGCCGAAGTGAACTCCGAGGACTCGGAAGGCTCCCGGGCGCGCGCTCTCGCCCGTGATCGCGAACAACTGCGCGCACTGCGATCGTTCGCGGAACCCGTGCTGGCCGAGATGGCCGATTGGCCCGCCGAACAGGTGTGGGGCGACTGGCTCGACGCCATTCGCCGCCTGGCGCCGCGCGTGATCGCGCAGCCCGCCCGCGTGCTGCGGATGCTCCAGGAACTGGCGCCGCTGTCGGCGATCGGCCCCGTCCGGCTCCGCGAGGTCCGTGACGTGCTGACCCCGCGCCTGTCGACGCTCACCCACGAGCCACCGCGACGCCGGCACGGCCGCGTGTTTGTCGGCACTCCTCATGCCGCGCGCGGCCGGTCGTTCCGCGTGGTGTTCGTGCCCGGCCTCGCCGAGCGGATGTTCCCGCAAAAGATTCGCGAAGATGCGCTGTTGCCGGACGAGCGCCGCACCTTCAGCGGCACCGCGCTCGCCACCCAGGCGACGCGCGCCGCCGACGAGCGTCTGCAGCTCACGCTCGCGGTGGGCGCGGCGTCGGACCGGCTCTTCGTCTCGTTCCCGCGCATTGAGCTCAGCGAATCGCGCCCGCGCGTGCCGTCGTTCTACGTGCTCGACCTCGTGCGCGCCATCGAAGGCGTGATCCCGGCGGCGTCGAGCCTGGGCGCCCGCGCGTTCCAGGCCGGAGCCTCGACGCTCGCGTGGCCGGCCCCGCGCGACCCCGGCGCGGCCATCGACGACTTCGAACACGACCTGGCCACCATGAAACGGCTCCTCGATGATGGCTCCGGAGCGGTGAAGGGCCGTGCCCGTTACCTCTACGAGCTCAGTCCCGAGCTGCGCCGGTCGCTCACGTCGCGATGGCTGCGGTACCACAGCAAGCAATGGGGTGTTGCGGACGGACTGGTCCGCAACGTGGAGGCCACGACCGCGTCGGCGCTGGCGGCGCAGCGACTCGGCGCGCGCCCGTACTCGCTCACGGCGCTGCAGCGCTTCTCGGCCTGCCCGTACCAATTCCTGATGGCCGCGGTGTATCGGCTGGCCCCGCTCGAAGTGCCGGCGCCGCTGCAGCAACTCGACCCGCTGACGCGCGGGAGCTTGATCCACATGTTCCAGGCGGCAACGCTCAGAAAGCTGCAGGCCGCCGGCATGCTGCCGCTGACCGCGGACGCCTTGGCCGGGGCGCAGCGGCGCCTCGATCAGACCATCACGGAAATCGGCAACCAGGAACGCGACGAACTGGCGCCCGCCATCGAGAGGGTCTGGACCGACGAGATCGCCGCGATCAGCCGGGACCTCAAGCACTGGCTCGAACTGCTGGTCGAGGAGGGCGTCGAGTGGACGCCCGAGCGATTCGAGTTTGCGTTCGGGCTCGCCGACACGCTGGATCGCGACGAGCACAGCACGCCCACGCCGGCGCTCGTGGACCACCGCTTCTTGCTGCGCGGCTCCGTTGACCTGATCGAGCGCCACCGGCAAACGAAACTGCTGCGGGTGACCGACTACAAGACCGGCCGCAATCGCACGAAGAGCGGCCAGACCATGGTCGAAGGCGGCCGGCTGCTGCAGCCGATCCTGTACGGCCTCGCCCTCGAGGCGCTGATGCCGAACGAATCGGTCGCGGCCAGCCGCCTGTTCTTCTGCACCAGCATCGGCAACTTCAGCTCGCACGAGATCCCGCTGTTCGGCGAGTCGCGGAAGGCCGGGCTCGAAGTGCTCGAGGTCATCGACCGCTCGATCGAGCGCGGGCTGCTCGCCGCCCGCCCGGCGACCGACGCCTGCGCCATGTGCGACTTCCAGGCGGTGTGCGGCCGCGACGAAGAACGGCGGACCCGCCGCAAGGACGTGGCGCTGTTCGCGGATCTCGACGCGCTGAGGGAGCTGCCATGA
- a CDS encoding UvrD-helicase domain-containing protein codes for MSETRVPRAQPRAENRELIATALDQTMVVEAAAGTGKTTELVGRIVALIENQRARIGEIVAVTFSEKAAGELKLRLREELERARARHAAGTPESALLADAIYDFEEAHVSTIHGFCAELLRERPVEARVDPAFTVLTETQADRLFDDAFTTWLHDQLGKPREGVRRSLRRPVRWRPDDEETNGPIERLRRAARELREWRDHTAPWSRPSYDRHRAVKTLSEQLKAFAEMTARPLKKGDNFSGDTKAARAASTEIERQRRMVGDMVPESVYDGWEAALVGLADNRDFGRPRKGSGAAFAVGVTRDQAVAAHAQLLQDLGAFRDMADADLAALLHEEMRECLSRYEDRKQEAGALDFLDLLIKARDLVRDDAGVRAQFRTRFRVLLVDEFQDTDPLQAELLLLLAGTERAALRPGALFIVGDPKQSIYRFRRADVGAYRRISEELGRAGATPVTLQTSFRSVPAIQHFVNAAFRDDMDGDRVALQADYVSLLGKRPDHPEQPAIVALPVPRPYGRREVTQGALASSQPPAIGQFVKWLLSPECTWSVGERPSSRPQAATGPLRAEAEGATRDDPETRRRIVPSDICLLFRRFMHYGGDVTRDYVEAFEARGIPHLLVGGKTFHEREEVDAVRTALTAIEWPEDELSVYATLHGPLFAIGEEELLEYHASAKVFHPYRVPDNLPARLQPVTQALGQLRELHATRNHRPVADTLGRLIAITRAHAGFILWRGGEQVLANVLHVADMARRYEMEGGLSFRGFVDLLHEASGRADAPEAPILEEGSEGVRLMTVHKAKGLEFPVVILADIGCKLSQEKASRYLDSPKGLCAVSIGGWSPLDLLEHNDEEARRDEAEGVRLAYVAATRARDVLVVPAVGDGPYQKGWVRPLNRALYPPREQRQSPSPRRGVPLFKGKDTVIPEARPDGQQPDASTVRPGTYELIDPESQAAYSVVWWDPVLLDVPADDPRGLRRDDLISKDASPADVAADRARYDQWKQRREAVRAAGSAPSMVVTTPTQMADVHQPALSEAGPEVGPSRRGPQMTQADTPGPQMTQIAQIISAHHVVLEDAAIKSLRPSGKRFGTLVHALLASVPLSAKAKEVAELAALHAKLLGSSDDEQAAARAIAVAVLKHPRLAEARAAEKAGRPVWREAPISLRIADSGGAPQIVDGQVDLAYETDQGWMVIDFKTDIEIATAQDAYVRQVALYVEAVTTATGKPATGLILKI; via the coding sequence ATGAGCGAGACGCGCGTGCCGCGGGCGCAGCCGAGGGCCGAGAATCGCGAGTTGATTGCCACCGCCCTCGACCAGACCATGGTGGTCGAGGCCGCCGCCGGCACCGGCAAAACCACCGAGCTGGTCGGCCGCATTGTCGCGCTGATCGAGAACCAGCGCGCCCGCATCGGTGAGATTGTCGCGGTGACCTTCAGCGAGAAGGCCGCCGGTGAGCTCAAGTTGCGCCTGCGCGAGGAGCTCGAACGGGCGCGTGCGCGTCACGCCGCCGGCACGCCGGAGTCGGCCCTTCTCGCCGACGCCATCTACGACTTCGAAGAAGCGCACGTCAGCACCATCCACGGCTTCTGCGCCGAGCTGTTGCGCGAGAGGCCGGTGGAGGCGCGGGTGGATCCGGCGTTCACCGTCCTCACCGAAACCCAGGCCGATCGCCTGTTCGACGACGCGTTCACGACCTGGCTCCACGACCAGCTCGGCAAGCCGCGCGAAGGCGTCCGGCGCTCGCTCAGGCGACCCGTGCGGTGGCGGCCCGATGACGAGGAAACCAACGGGCCCATCGAACGCCTGCGCCGCGCCGCCCGCGAGTTGCGCGAGTGGCGCGACCACACTGCGCCGTGGTCGCGGCCTTCGTACGATCGCCACCGGGCCGTCAAGACCCTCAGCGAGCAGCTGAAGGCCTTCGCGGAAATGACCGCGCGGCCGCTCAAGAAGGGCGACAACTTCTCGGGCGACACCAAGGCCGCCCGCGCCGCCAGCACCGAGATCGAGCGGCAGCGGCGGATGGTCGGCGACATGGTGCCCGAATCCGTGTACGACGGCTGGGAGGCCGCGCTCGTCGGCCTGGCCGACAATCGCGATTTCGGCCGTCCGCGGAAAGGATCCGGCGCGGCGTTCGCTGTTGGCGTGACGCGCGACCAGGCGGTGGCCGCGCACGCGCAGTTGCTGCAGGACCTCGGCGCCTTTCGCGACATGGCGGATGCGGACCTGGCGGCGCTGCTCCACGAGGAGATGCGCGAGTGCCTGAGCCGCTACGAGGACCGCAAGCAGGAGGCCGGCGCGCTCGACTTCCTGGACCTGCTGATCAAGGCCCGCGACCTGGTCCGCGATGATGCCGGGGTCCGGGCGCAGTTCAGGACGCGGTTCCGCGTGCTGCTGGTGGACGAGTTCCAGGATACCGATCCGCTGCAGGCCGAATTGCTCCTCCTGCTGGCCGGGACCGAACGCGCCGCCCTCCGCCCCGGCGCCCTCTTCATCGTCGGGGATCCCAAGCAGTCGATCTATCGCTTCCGCCGCGCCGACGTCGGCGCCTATCGCCGGATCAGCGAAGAGCTCGGCCGCGCCGGCGCCACGCCGGTGACGCTGCAGACCTCGTTCCGCAGCGTGCCCGCCATCCAGCATTTCGTGAACGCGGCGTTTCGCGACGACATGGACGGCGACCGCGTCGCGTTGCAGGCCGACTACGTCAGCCTGCTGGGCAAGCGCCCCGACCATCCCGAACAACCGGCGATCGTGGCGCTGCCGGTGCCGCGTCCTTACGGCCGCCGCGAGGTCACGCAGGGCGCGCTGGCCAGCTCACAGCCGCCGGCGATCGGCCAATTCGTCAAGTGGCTGCTCTCGCCTGAATGTACCTGGAGCGTTGGTGAACGCCCGTCTTCGCGGCCGCAGGCCGCCACCGGCCCTTTGCGCGCGGAGGCGGAGGGAGCGACCCGAGACGACCCCGAAACCCGGCGGCGCATTGTTCCCAGCGATATCTGCCTGCTCTTCCGCCGCTTCATGCACTACGGCGGCGACGTGACACGCGACTACGTGGAAGCGTTCGAGGCGCGCGGCATCCCGCACCTGCTCGTGGGCGGCAAGACGTTTCACGAGCGCGAAGAGGTGGATGCGGTTCGCACCGCTCTGACCGCCATCGAGTGGCCCGAGGACGAGCTGTCGGTCTACGCCACGCTGCATGGGCCGCTGTTTGCCATCGGCGAGGAAGAGCTGCTCGAGTACCACGCGTCCGCGAAGGTGTTTCACCCGTATCGCGTGCCTGACAACCTGCCCGCCCGCCTGCAGCCCGTGACCCAGGCGCTCGGGCAACTGCGGGAACTGCACGCGACGAGGAACCACCGGCCGGTGGCCGACACGTTGGGCCGGCTGATCGCGATCACCCGCGCGCATGCCGGCTTCATCCTGTGGCGCGGTGGCGAGCAGGTGCTGGCCAACGTGCTGCACGTCGCCGACATGGCCCGCCGCTACGAGATGGAAGGCGGGCTGTCGTTCCGCGGCTTCGTCGACCTGCTGCACGAAGCGTCGGGCCGGGCCGACGCGCCCGAGGCGCCGATCCTGGAAGAAGGCAGTGAAGGCGTGCGCCTGATGACGGTGCACAAGGCCAAGGGCCTCGAGTTCCCGGTGGTGATCCTCGCCGACATCGGCTGCAAGTTGAGCCAGGAGAAAGCGTCGCGCTACCTGGATTCGCCCAAAGGCCTCTGCGCCGTTTCGATTGGCGGCTGGTCGCCGCTCGACCTGCTCGAGCACAACGACGAGGAGGCCAGGCGCGATGAAGCGGAGGGCGTGCGGCTGGCCTACGTCGCGGCCACGCGCGCCCGCGACGTGCTGGTGGTGCCGGCGGTCGGCGACGGCCCGTATCAAAAGGGCTGGGTCAGGCCGCTCAACCGCGCGCTCTATCCACCCAGGGAACAGCGACAATCGCCGTCACCGAGACGAGGCGTGCCGCTCTTCAAGGGCAAAGACACGGTGATACCCGAGGCCCGGCCGGACGGCCAGCAGCCGGATGCCTCGACCGTGCGTCCAGGCACCTATGAGCTGATCGATCCGGAATCGCAGGCGGCGTACTCAGTGGTGTGGTGGGATCCGGTGTTGCTCGATGTCCCGGCCGACGACCCGCGCGGCTTGCGCCGTGATGATCTGATCTCCAAGGACGCGAGCCCCGCGGACGTGGCCGCCGACCGCGCGCGGTACGACCAGTGGAAGCAACGGCGGGAAGCCGTGCGGGCCGCCGGCTCCGCGCCGTCGATGGTGGTCACGACTCCCACGCAGATGGCCGACGTGCACCAGCCTGCCCTGAGCGAGGCCGGACCCGAGGTCGGGCCGAGTCGAAGGGGGCCGCAGATGACGCAGGCCGATACGCCAGGGCCGCAGATGACGCAGATAGCGCAGATCATTTCTGCTCATCACGTAGTGCTCGAGGATGCGGCGATCAAGAGCCTGCGCCCATCCGGCAAGCGGTTCGGCACGCTCGTGCACGCGCTGCTGGCGTCGGTGCCGTTGAGCGCCAAGGCGAAGGAGGTCGCGGAGCTGGCCGCCCTCCACGCGAAGCTCCTGGGATCGAGCGACGACGAGCAGGCGGCCGCGCGCGCCATCGCCGTCGCCGTGCTGAAGCACCCGCGCCTGGCCGAGGCGCGGGCGGCGGAGAAGGCCGGCCGCCCGGTGTGGCGCGAGGCGCCGATCTCGCTTCGCATCGCCGACAGCGGCGGCGCGCCGCAGATCGTGGACGGCCAGGTCGATCTGGCGTACGAGACCGATCAGGGCTGGATGGTGATCGACTTCAAGACCGACATCGAAATTGCGACCGCGCAGGACGCGTACGTGCGCCAGGTCGCGCTCTACGTCGAGGCGGTCACCACGGCCACCGGAAAGCCCGCCACTGGCCTCATACTGAAGATCTGA
- a CDS encoding TIGR00730 family Rossman fold protein yields the protein MKRLCVFCGSSVGTNPAYAEAATTMGALLATRGIGLVYGGGNVGLMGVIADAALAAGGEVIGVIPRALADREVAHTGLTDLRIVDSMHTRKAMMADLSDAFVAMPGGVGTFEEFFEAITWTQLGLHRKACGLLNVAGFYTPLAVFIDQAVSEGFIKPVHRAAIVVDDDPARLLDTLSTIEVPDVPKWIRRDET from the coding sequence ATGAAAAGACTCTGCGTATTTTGCGGTTCGAGCGTCGGGACCAATCCAGCCTATGCCGAAGCAGCCACCACGATGGGGGCGCTGCTGGCCACTCGCGGCATCGGCCTGGTCTACGGCGGCGGCAACGTCGGGCTCATGGGCGTGATCGCCGATGCGGCGCTGGCGGCCGGTGGGGAGGTAATCGGTGTGATCCCGCGGGCGCTCGCGGACCGAGAGGTCGCGCATACCGGTCTCACCGACTTGCGTATCGTTGACTCCATGCACACGCGCAAGGCGATGATGGCGGACTTGTCGGATGCCTTCGTCGCCATGCCCGGCGGCGTCGGCACCTTCGAGGAATTCTTCGAGGCCATCACGTGGACGCAGCTGGGCCTGCATCGCAAGGCCTGCGGCCTGCTGAACGTGGCCGGGTTCTACACACCCCTCGCGGTGTTCATCGATCAGGCGGTGTCGGAGGGGTTCATCAAGCCGGTGCACCGCGCCGCCATCGTCGTGGACGACGACCCGGCCCGCTTGCTCGACACGCTGTCAACGATTGAAGTGCCCGACGTTCCCAAGTGGATCCGTCGCGACGAGACGTAA
- a CDS encoding response regulator transcription factor — protein sequence MSEKRLLLVEDEPGLQLALSDRLTAEGYTVETAGDGNVAVARATGSPFDIIVLDVMLPGRDGFDVAKTLRQQGILTPILMLTARSQVVDRVVGLKLGADDYLTKPFETIELLARLEALLRRAPSGSPGLSLERYQFGDITVDVRKAEVMGKGQPLDLSAKEYQLLKYFIEHRGATISRDELLQEVWGYSAMPSTRTVDVHVAWLRQKLETNPRVPQFILTVHGLGYKFAG from the coding sequence TTGTCAGAAAAGCGCCTCTTACTCGTCGAAGACGAGCCGGGCCTGCAGCTGGCGCTGAGCGATCGGCTGACGGCGGAAGGCTACACGGTGGAGACCGCCGGCGACGGCAACGTCGCGGTGGCGCGGGCCACCGGCTCGCCCTTCGACATCATCGTGCTGGACGTGATGCTGCCGGGCCGCGACGGCTTCGACGTGGCCAAGACCCTCCGCCAGCAGGGGATCCTGACACCCATCCTCATGCTCACGGCGCGCAGCCAGGTGGTGGATCGCGTGGTCGGCCTCAAGCTCGGCGCCGACGACTACCTGACCAAGCCGTTCGAGACCATCGAGCTGCTGGCGCGGCTCGAGGCGCTGCTGCGCCGCGCCCCCAGCGGCTCACCGGGGCTGTCGTTGGAGCGTTACCAGTTCGGCGACATCACGGTGGACGTGCGCAAGGCGGAGGTCATGGGCAAGGGCCAGCCTCTGGACCTGTCGGCGAAAGAGTACCAGTTGCTCAAGTATTTCATCGAGCACCGCGGGGCCACCATCTCGCGCGACGAGCTGCTGCAAGAGGTGTGGGGCTACAGCGCGATGCCCTCAACGCGCACGGTGGACGTGCACGTCGCGTGGCTCAGGCAAAAACTGGAAACCAACCCGCGCGTCCCGCAGTTCATCCTCACCGTGCACGGGCTGGGGTATAAGTTCGCCGGATAA
- a CDS encoding HAMP domain-containing sensor histidine kinase: protein MKYGTGSPKGLSLRGRRVSAVTVLVGLVMLLVPALAYMQYQWLGQLSQAERERMQRTLRTAASQFATEFDTELSRALVSLQVDGATIRDENWTGYAQRYSAWTTSATEPRLVREVLLVDTLPGTELPALGTQSVVPVEQLRLRRWNAQALAFEPAEWTADLAAVRASLTTHFVGFQVERTRVGGGANGSGDRFRREGSVSLSLGDDNTLISPVTLFELPDDRRGPPKITILGFTVVRLDPAVVRDTLLASLARRHFHGDDEEVDYRVAVVHKDDPNNVVWESEPGVAKLIAASPDVSTNFMGPRPDQMFVFARGGSGAIPPPPPAPPAPPETPIPGVAGETAKVHTENLVVSMVERETRGGGGARVITRAGQFNPFDGRWVLMAKHRAGSLEAAVAAVRQRNLMVSSSVLLLLTLAIGLIVVSARRAQELARQQMEFVAAVSHELRTPVSVIGAAAGNLADGVVGDPARVRKYGETIQGEARRLAETVERVLQLAGIAAGRAAAAQEPIHPAQLVNDSLGACRTEIDAAGVTVETDVADDLRYVLGDVTALRSALQNLISNAVKYGGEARWIRVSVRPSGTAGQRSEGVLFTVEDRGLGIDADDRKHIFEPFYRGREAVSKQIHGSGLGLNLVQRIAEAHGGRVTVSSEPGKGSAFTISLPAVHDRPAAEAERSLASAHS, encoded by the coding sequence ATGAAGTACGGAACGGGCAGCCCAAAAGGCTTGTCCCTTCGTGGACGACGGGTCTCGGCGGTCACCGTGCTGGTGGGCCTGGTGATGCTCCTCGTGCCGGCGCTCGCCTACATGCAGTACCAGTGGCTCGGACAACTGAGCCAGGCCGAACGCGAGCGCATGCAGCGCACGTTGCGAACGGCGGCCTCGCAGTTCGCCACGGAGTTCGACACCGAGCTATCACGGGCGCTCGTGAGCCTGCAGGTGGATGGCGCCACCATCCGCGATGAGAACTGGACCGGCTACGCGCAGCGCTACTCCGCCTGGACCACGAGCGCGACCGAGCCGCGACTGGTCCGCGAGGTGCTGCTGGTGGACACGCTGCCCGGCACTGAGCTCCCCGCCCTCGGCACGCAATCCGTCGTCCCCGTTGAGCAACTCCGCCTGCGCCGATGGAACGCGCAAGCGCTGGCGTTCGAGCCGGCCGAATGGACGGCCGACCTCGCCGCCGTCCGCGCGTCGCTCACCACCCACTTCGTCGGCTTCCAGGTCGAACGCACGCGCGTGGGCGGCGGCGCGAACGGGAGCGGCGATCGCTTCCGCCGCGAGGGCAGCGTGTCGCTCTCCCTCGGCGACGACAACACCCTGATCTCTCCCGTCACGCTGTTCGAGCTGCCCGACGACCGCCGCGGTCCGCCCAAGATTACGATTCTCGGCTTCACGGTTGTGAGGCTCGACCCCGCCGTGGTTCGCGACACTCTGCTGGCGTCGCTCGCCCGCCGCCACTTCCATGGCGATGACGAGGAAGTGGACTACCGCGTCGCCGTGGTCCACAAGGACGATCCGAACAACGTGGTGTGGGAATCGGAACCGGGCGTGGCCAAGTTGATCGCGGCATCGCCGGATGTGTCCACGAATTTCATGGGGCCGCGGCCGGACCAGATGTTCGTGTTCGCGCGCGGCGGCTCCGGCGCGATCCCGCCGCCACCCCCGGCTCCGCCAGCACCACCTGAGACCCCGATTCCCGGCGTCGCCGGCGAAACGGCCAAGGTCCACACCGAGAATCTGGTGGTGTCGATGGTGGAGCGCGAAACGCGCGGTGGGGGCGGCGCCCGTGTCATCACGCGTGCCGGCCAGTTCAACCCCTTTGACGGCCGTTGGGTGCTGATGGCCAAGCACCGCGCCGGCTCGCTCGAGGCCGCGGTGGCGGCAGTTCGGCAACGCAACCTCATGGTCAGCTCGAGTGTCCTCCTGCTGCTGACGCTGGCGATTGGGTTGATCGTGGTGTCGGCCCGCCGGGCGCAGGAACTGGCGCGCCAGCAAATGGAGTTTGTCGCCGCGGTGTCGCACGAGCTGCGGACGCCGGTGTCGGTGATCGGCGCCGCCGCGGGCAACCTCGCCGACGGCGTGGTGGGGGATCCGGCGCGCGTGCGTAAATACGGGGAGACCATCCAGGGCGAGGCGCGCCGGCTGGCGGAAACGGTGGAGCGCGTGCTGCAGTTGGCCGGCATCGCCGCCGGCCGCGCCGCCGCCGCGCAGGAGCCGATTCACCCCGCGCAGCTCGTGAACGACTCGCTCGGCGCGTGCCGGACCGAGATCGACGCCGCCGGCGTGACCGTCGAGACCGACGTCGCCGACGACCTGCGCTACGTGCTGGGCGACGTCACCGCGCTGCGGTCGGCGCTGCAGAACCTGATCAGCAACGCGGTGAAATATGGCGGCGAGGCGCGCTGGATCCGCGTCAGCGTGCGGCCGTCTGGCACCGCCGGCCAGCGCTCCGAAGGCGTGCTCTTCACGGTGGAGGATCGCGGTCTCGGCATTGACGCCGACGATCGCAAGCACATCTTCGAGCCGTTCTACCGCGGCCGGGAAGCGGTATCGAAGCAGATCCACGGCAGCGGCCTGGGCCTCAACCTCGTGCAGCGCATCGCCGAGGCGCATGGCGGCCGCGTGACGGTGTCGAGCGAGCCCGGCAAGGGCAGCGCGTTTACCATTTCGCTGCCGGCGGTGCACGATCGCCCGGCGGCGGAAGCCGAGCGATCGCTGGCGTCGGCGCACTCATAA